Proteins co-encoded in one Astyanax mexicanus isolate ESR-SI-001 chromosome 1, AstMex3_surface, whole genome shotgun sequence genomic window:
- the cracd gene encoding capping protein inhibiting regulator of actin dynamics isoform X2: MATDSKEAKHDARVEVTVSEGPDRRRQGKFQPFRRLFGRKRRRETEQAFEEEELKPSHSTGDVCNGVVSGHEEDNQHLREVNPLGSRAFSHESIFIPEDSAENPLSSEQIMSQENVSDKVRNLQRQIAHNIKFGQKPPSLRRSEGDEGSSDEEEIPRSPLRVLAQVETEPQEAEAREKVSSATHDVAQHKTPVKSPRTKRPPPPGTIESINLDAVPQSGPRLDNTAAKHKLSVKPKNQRISRKHRRFTQEILEEDLSAFLQEEIGEEPGVWREEYARSHQSRDDQEPPEKSKKQRLQEEEHERLELQRKREQEEQRRRDEERRAEELRLDEERRRRLEEERLQREEEERRQREEERRRKEEEERRREEERMREEEEKRREEERRKKEMEARRRAEEERRQQELEAERLRLEEEKRKREAEEEKRKKEEEEAAEKQRLWELEEKRCIEEERLREEQRRRQEEAEEKKKKEEEERAAEEQGGAPGPEWKRKAEELRWREMEERQRPFTFKVSSGEKQILFQKVNLTPVTPVPGQHGEQATEAKEGTPGSADSPTLSSSLYVPHTAILVTGAQLCGTAVNLDQIKDTACKSLLGLSEDKKAMTTSPVKGKTSPDRKSGKTKSLSESVSVDQSSAAVLAEWASIRSKIFKGAEDGKYQEPPDQNCKQAQSPTASEDLNQPPFSHANLRKTMSASAKFSITPARKKFADSNRNSEVLSPDEKEGDTLESPTTDSALSQPLPSPSSAAKAQSKGGKTVRISDSADECKFAKDLPSFLVPSPPQGSPKSQRSESFSSSQMKSEETDTNNRDDPRDLSGEERPSPFGIKLRRTNYSLRFHSEQSTEKRKKRYSAGDSFDGVPVPLTSTNQDSDSDKNSPTSPLRETDGVKLQTVPSTEPRPKSNRNSLTSVCSERDKLVSKPPLYQKPATSPKPSEGATPPPSPLPKPSRRTSGDTISQKTEAAEPPSPEESSDRKEDPSESVQNQKNGQGDEEPKEKKSFFPSISIPWREKTDRKTELIRREKPSLQSRHSLDSSRAQEKEAGPLWITLALQKQKGFREQQQSREEKRNQREAKLAEKQARDRESVGLLSPTEAKGNGNSSPPKPQTPEENKRPETLLTRLERRDLKKANTLPSSVTVEIADSTPSPPAAKDMTKRFPPGDAPQVSTEPAWLALAKRKAKAWSDCPQIIK; encoded by the exons ATCGGCGACGGCAGGGCAAATTCCAGCCATTCCGACGCTTGTttgggaggaagaggaggagggagaCAGAGCAAGCATTCGAGGAAGAAGAACTCAAACCCAGCCATTCCACTGGTGATGTGTGCAATGGGGTGGTTTCAGGCCATGAAGAGGACAATCAGCATCTGAG GGAAGTAAATCCCCTGGGATCTCGTGCTTTTTCACACGAGAGCATCTTCATCCCTGAGGATTCTGCTGAGAATCCTCTGAGCTCTGAACAGATCATGTCTCAGGAGAACGTCTCGGACAAAGTCAGGAACCTTCAA AGGCAGATAGCACACAATATAAAATTCGGTCAAAAACCCCCATCACTGAGAAGGAGTGAGGGAGATGAAGGCAGCTCAGATGAAGAGGAGATACCAAGGAGTCCACTCCGAGTCCTGGCACAGGTGGAGACAGAGCCACAGGAAGCAGAAGCCCGAGAAAAG GTTTCCTCTGCTACCCATGATGTGGCCCAGCATAAGACTCCTGTAAAATCCCCCCGCACCAAACGTCCACCTCCTCCTGGAACGATTGAGTCAATTAACCTGGACGCTGTTCCGCAGTCAGGCCCACGCTTGGACAACACTGCTGCCAAACATAAACTGTCTGTCAAACCCAAAAACCAGCGAATCTCCCGCAAGCACCGCAGATTTACACAG GAGATACTAGAGGAGGATCTTTCAGCATTTCTGCAGGAAGAGATCGGAGAGGAACCAGGGGTTTGGAGAGAAGAATATGCAAGAAGCCACCAGTCCAGAGATGACCAAGAGCCCCCTGAAAAATCCAAGAAGCAGCGACTTCAGGAAGAGGAACATGAACGCTTGGAGCTTCAAAGAAAGCGGGAACAAGAGGAACAGAGAAGGAGAGATGAAGAAAGGAGAGCTGAGGAACTACGGCTGGATGAAGAGAGAAGGCGCAGGTTAGAAGAAGAACGTTTGCAAAGGGAGGAagaagagagaagacagagagaggaagagagaaggaggaaggaagaagaagaaaggaggaGGGAAGAGGAACGAAtgagagaagaggaagagaagagacgtgaagaagaaagaaggaagaaagaaatgGAGGCAAGAAGGAGAGCAGAGGAAGAAAGAAGGCAGCAGGAACTTGAGGCAGAGCGACTTCGTTtggaggaggaaaagagaaagagagaggcagaggaagagaaaaggaagaaggaggaggaggaggcggcagaAAAACAAAGGCTTTGGGAGTTAGAGGAGAAACGTTGCATAGAAGAAGAGCGTCTGCGCGAGGAACAAAGAAGGAGACAAGAAGAggcagaagaaaagaaaaagaaggaagaggaggagagagctGCTGAAGAACAGGGTGGTGCTCCTGGTCCAGAGTGGAAGAGGAAAGCAGAGGAACTGCGATGGAGGGAGATGGAAGAAAGGCAAAGACCCTTTACCTTCAAAGTTTCATCAGGAGAGAAGCAAATCCTTTTCCAGAAGGTCAATCTTACCCCCGTCACCCCAGTACCTGGCCAGCATGGTGAACAAGCTACTGAAGCCAAGGAAGGCACTCCAGGAAGTGCTGATTCACCAACCTTGTCTTCTTCCCTCTATGTCCCTCACACTGCGATCCTGGTGACTGGAGCACAGCTGTGTGGAACTGCAGTAAATCTGGATCAGATAAAGGATACAGCCTGTAAGTCTCTGCTTGGTCTCTCTGAGGACAAAAAAGCCATGACCACATCACCAGTGAAGGGAAAGACATCACCAGATCGCAAATCTGGAAAAACTAAATCTCTGAGTGAATCTGTTTCTGTAGACCAGTCCAGCGCTGCTGTTCTTGCAGAATGGGCCAGTATTAGATCCAAGATTTTTAAAGGTGCTGAAGATGGAAAATATCAGGAACCCCCAGATCAGAACTGTAAGCAGGCACAGAGTCCAACAGCAAGCGAGGACCTGAATCAGCCACCATTCTCTCATGCCAATCTCAGGAAGACCATGTCAGCGAGCGCCAAATTCTCCATCACTCCAGCCAGAAAGAAGTTTGCTGACTCAAATAGAAATTCTGAGGTCCTTAGTCCAGATGAGAAAGAAGGAGATACACTGGAATCACCGACAACAGATTCGGCACTCAGCCAGCCTCTCCCTTCACCTTCCTCAGCTGCCAAGGCTCAAAGTAAGGGAGGAAAGACAGTCCGCATCTCAGACAGTGCAGACGAATGCAAGTTTGCCAAAGACCTCCCTTCCTTCCTGGTCCCGAGTCCACCACAAGGATCCCCCAAAAGTCAGAGGTCTGAATCTTTCTCCTCCAGCCAGATGAAATCTGAAGAAACGGACACTAATAACAGGGATGATCCGAGAGACCTGAGTGGTGAGGAGAGACCTTCACCATTTGGCATCAAGCTTCGGAGGACCAATTACTCCCTTCGCTTCCATAGTGAGCAGTCCACTGAAAAGAGGAAGAAAAGGTACAGTGCAGGGGACAGTTTTGATGGTGTCCCAGTGCCCTTAACTTCTACTAACCAGGACTCTGACTCTGATAAAAACAGTCCCACATCCCCACTTCGAGAGACTGATGGAGTCAAACTCCAAACAGTCCCCAGTACAGAGCCGCGGCCCAAATCCAATAGAAATTCATTGACTTCTGTATGTAGTGAACGTGACAAGCTTGTTTCTAAGCCCCCTCTTTACCAGAAACCTGCCACATCCCCCAAACCGTCTGAAGGTGCCACACCTCCACCGTCCCCACTACCTAAACCTAGCAGGAGGACGTCTGGGGACACGATTTCCCAGAAGACAGAAGCAGCTGAACCACCATCACCTGAGGAGAGCAGTGATCGTAAAGAAGACCCCTCAGAATCTGTGCAGAACCAGAAGAATGGTCAGGGGGATGAGGAGCCAAAAGAGAAAAAGTCTTTCTTTCCATCTATCAGCATCCCTTGGAGGGAGAAAACAGACCGGAAGACTGAGCTCATCAGGAGAG AAAAGCCCTCTCTTCAGAGCAGGCATTCTCTGGACAGCTCACGGGCACAAGAGAAAGAGGCAGGACCACTGTGGATCACTCTGGCCCTGCAGAAACAGAAGGGCTTCAGAGAACAACAGCAAAGCAGAGAGGAAAAGCGGAACCAGCGAGAGGCTAAGCTGGCCGAGAAACAggccagagacagagagagt GTTGGGCTACTTAGTCCTACAGAGGCTAAAGGGAATGGAAACTCCAGTCCTCCTAAACCACAGACGCCAGAGGAGAACAAGAGACCAGAAACTTTACTGACTCGCCTTGAACGTCGTGATTTAAAGAAAGCCAATACCCTTCCCAGTTCTGTCACAG tGGAGATAGCAGACTCTACTCCATCTCCCCCAGCAGCAAAGGACATGACAAAGCGCTTCCCACCAGGTGATGCTCCACAGGTTTCTACTGAACCGGCTTGGCTCGCCCTCGCCAAGCGTAAGGCCAAAGCATGGAGCGACTGCCCACAGATCATCAAGTGA
- the cracd gene encoding capping protein inhibiting regulator of actin dynamics isoform X1 gives MQTFTHNDSAVTEYIGKRHISVTDDRRRQGKFQPFRRLFGRKRRRETEQAFEEEELKPSHSTGDVCNGVVSGHEEDNQHLREVNPLGSRAFSHESIFIPEDSAENPLSSEQIMSQENVSDKVRNLQRQIAHNIKFGQKPPSLRRSEGDEGSSDEEEIPRSPLRVLAQVETEPQEAEAREKVSSATHDVAQHKTPVKSPRTKRPPPPGTIESINLDAVPQSGPRLDNTAAKHKLSVKPKNQRISRKHRRFTQEILEEDLSAFLQEEIGEEPGVWREEYARSHQSRDDQEPPEKSKKQRLQEEEHERLELQRKREQEEQRRRDEERRAEELRLDEERRRRLEEERLQREEEERRQREEERRRKEEEERRREEERMREEEEKRREEERRKKEMEARRRAEEERRQQELEAERLRLEEEKRKREAEEEKRKKEEEEAAEKQRLWELEEKRCIEEERLREEQRRRQEEAEEKKKKEEEERAAEEQGGAPGPEWKRKAEELRWREMEERQRPFTFKVSSGEKQILFQKVNLTPVTPVPGQHGEQATEAKEGTPGSADSPTLSSSLYVPHTAILVTGAQLCGTAVNLDQIKDTACKSLLGLSEDKKAMTTSPVKGKTSPDRKSGKTKSLSESVSVDQSSAAVLAEWASIRSKIFKGAEDGKYQEPPDQNCKQAQSPTASEDLNQPPFSHANLRKTMSASAKFSITPARKKFADSNRNSEVLSPDEKEGDTLESPTTDSALSQPLPSPSSAAKAQSKGGKTVRISDSADECKFAKDLPSFLVPSPPQGSPKSQRSESFSSSQMKSEETDTNNRDDPRDLSGEERPSPFGIKLRRTNYSLRFHSEQSTEKRKKRYSAGDSFDGVPVPLTSTNQDSDSDKNSPTSPLRETDGVKLQTVPSTEPRPKSNRNSLTSVCSERDKLVSKPPLYQKPATSPKPSEGATPPPSPLPKPSRRTSGDTISQKTEAAEPPSPEESSDRKEDPSESVQNQKNGQGDEEPKEKKSFFPSISIPWREKTDRKTELIRREKPSLQSRHSLDSSRAQEKEAGPLWITLALQKQKGFREQQQSREEKRNQREAKLAEKQARDRESVGLLSPTEAKGNGNSSPPKPQTPEENKRPETLLTRLERRDLKKANTLPSSVTVEIADSTPSPPAAKDMTKRFPPGDAPQVSTEPAWLALAKRKAKAWSDCPQIIK, from the exons ATCGGCGACGGCAGGGCAAATTCCAGCCATTCCGACGCTTGTttgggaggaagaggaggagggagaCAGAGCAAGCATTCGAGGAAGAAGAACTCAAACCCAGCCATTCCACTGGTGATGTGTGCAATGGGGTGGTTTCAGGCCATGAAGAGGACAATCAGCATCTGAG GGAAGTAAATCCCCTGGGATCTCGTGCTTTTTCACACGAGAGCATCTTCATCCCTGAGGATTCTGCTGAGAATCCTCTGAGCTCTGAACAGATCATGTCTCAGGAGAACGTCTCGGACAAAGTCAGGAACCTTCAA AGGCAGATAGCACACAATATAAAATTCGGTCAAAAACCCCCATCACTGAGAAGGAGTGAGGGAGATGAAGGCAGCTCAGATGAAGAGGAGATACCAAGGAGTCCACTCCGAGTCCTGGCACAGGTGGAGACAGAGCCACAGGAAGCAGAAGCCCGAGAAAAG GTTTCCTCTGCTACCCATGATGTGGCCCAGCATAAGACTCCTGTAAAATCCCCCCGCACCAAACGTCCACCTCCTCCTGGAACGATTGAGTCAATTAACCTGGACGCTGTTCCGCAGTCAGGCCCACGCTTGGACAACACTGCTGCCAAACATAAACTGTCTGTCAAACCCAAAAACCAGCGAATCTCCCGCAAGCACCGCAGATTTACACAG GAGATACTAGAGGAGGATCTTTCAGCATTTCTGCAGGAAGAGATCGGAGAGGAACCAGGGGTTTGGAGAGAAGAATATGCAAGAAGCCACCAGTCCAGAGATGACCAAGAGCCCCCTGAAAAATCCAAGAAGCAGCGACTTCAGGAAGAGGAACATGAACGCTTGGAGCTTCAAAGAAAGCGGGAACAAGAGGAACAGAGAAGGAGAGATGAAGAAAGGAGAGCTGAGGAACTACGGCTGGATGAAGAGAGAAGGCGCAGGTTAGAAGAAGAACGTTTGCAAAGGGAGGAagaagagagaagacagagagaggaagagagaaggaggaaggaagaagaagaaaggaggaGGGAAGAGGAACGAAtgagagaagaggaagagaagagacgtgaagaagaaagaaggaagaaagaaatgGAGGCAAGAAGGAGAGCAGAGGAAGAAAGAAGGCAGCAGGAACTTGAGGCAGAGCGACTTCGTTtggaggaggaaaagagaaagagagaggcagaggaagagaaaaggaagaaggaggaggaggaggcggcagaAAAACAAAGGCTTTGGGAGTTAGAGGAGAAACGTTGCATAGAAGAAGAGCGTCTGCGCGAGGAACAAAGAAGGAGACAAGAAGAggcagaagaaaagaaaaagaaggaagaggaggagagagctGCTGAAGAACAGGGTGGTGCTCCTGGTCCAGAGTGGAAGAGGAAAGCAGAGGAACTGCGATGGAGGGAGATGGAAGAAAGGCAAAGACCCTTTACCTTCAAAGTTTCATCAGGAGAGAAGCAAATCCTTTTCCAGAAGGTCAATCTTACCCCCGTCACCCCAGTACCTGGCCAGCATGGTGAACAAGCTACTGAAGCCAAGGAAGGCACTCCAGGAAGTGCTGATTCACCAACCTTGTCTTCTTCCCTCTATGTCCCTCACACTGCGATCCTGGTGACTGGAGCACAGCTGTGTGGAACTGCAGTAAATCTGGATCAGATAAAGGATACAGCCTGTAAGTCTCTGCTTGGTCTCTCTGAGGACAAAAAAGCCATGACCACATCACCAGTGAAGGGAAAGACATCACCAGATCGCAAATCTGGAAAAACTAAATCTCTGAGTGAATCTGTTTCTGTAGACCAGTCCAGCGCTGCTGTTCTTGCAGAATGGGCCAGTATTAGATCCAAGATTTTTAAAGGTGCTGAAGATGGAAAATATCAGGAACCCCCAGATCAGAACTGTAAGCAGGCACAGAGTCCAACAGCAAGCGAGGACCTGAATCAGCCACCATTCTCTCATGCCAATCTCAGGAAGACCATGTCAGCGAGCGCCAAATTCTCCATCACTCCAGCCAGAAAGAAGTTTGCTGACTCAAATAGAAATTCTGAGGTCCTTAGTCCAGATGAGAAAGAAGGAGATACACTGGAATCACCGACAACAGATTCGGCACTCAGCCAGCCTCTCCCTTCACCTTCCTCAGCTGCCAAGGCTCAAAGTAAGGGAGGAAAGACAGTCCGCATCTCAGACAGTGCAGACGAATGCAAGTTTGCCAAAGACCTCCCTTCCTTCCTGGTCCCGAGTCCACCACAAGGATCCCCCAAAAGTCAGAGGTCTGAATCTTTCTCCTCCAGCCAGATGAAATCTGAAGAAACGGACACTAATAACAGGGATGATCCGAGAGACCTGAGTGGTGAGGAGAGACCTTCACCATTTGGCATCAAGCTTCGGAGGACCAATTACTCCCTTCGCTTCCATAGTGAGCAGTCCACTGAAAAGAGGAAGAAAAGGTACAGTGCAGGGGACAGTTTTGATGGTGTCCCAGTGCCCTTAACTTCTACTAACCAGGACTCTGACTCTGATAAAAACAGTCCCACATCCCCACTTCGAGAGACTGATGGAGTCAAACTCCAAACAGTCCCCAGTACAGAGCCGCGGCCCAAATCCAATAGAAATTCATTGACTTCTGTATGTAGTGAACGTGACAAGCTTGTTTCTAAGCCCCCTCTTTACCAGAAACCTGCCACATCCCCCAAACCGTCTGAAGGTGCCACACCTCCACCGTCCCCACTACCTAAACCTAGCAGGAGGACGTCTGGGGACACGATTTCCCAGAAGACAGAAGCAGCTGAACCACCATCACCTGAGGAGAGCAGTGATCGTAAAGAAGACCCCTCAGAATCTGTGCAGAACCAGAAGAATGGTCAGGGGGATGAGGAGCCAAAAGAGAAAAAGTCTTTCTTTCCATCTATCAGCATCCCTTGGAGGGAGAAAACAGACCGGAAGACTGAGCTCATCAGGAGAG AAAAGCCCTCTCTTCAGAGCAGGCATTCTCTGGACAGCTCACGGGCACAAGAGAAAGAGGCAGGACCACTGTGGATCACTCTGGCCCTGCAGAAACAGAAGGGCTTCAGAGAACAACAGCAAAGCAGAGAGGAAAAGCGGAACCAGCGAGAGGCTAAGCTGGCCGAGAAACAggccagagacagagagagt GTTGGGCTACTTAGTCCTACAGAGGCTAAAGGGAATGGAAACTCCAGTCCTCCTAAACCACAGACGCCAGAGGAGAACAAGAGACCAGAAACTTTACTGACTCGCCTTGAACGTCGTGATTTAAAGAAAGCCAATACCCTTCCCAGTTCTGTCACAG tGGAGATAGCAGACTCTACTCCATCTCCCCCAGCAGCAAAGGACATGACAAAGCGCTTCCCACCAGGTGATGCTCCACAGGTTTCTACTGAACCGGCTTGGCTCGCCCTCGCCAAGCGTAAGGCCAAAGCATGGAGCGACTGCCCACAGATCATCAAGTGA
- the cracd gene encoding capping protein inhibiting regulator of actin dynamics isoform X3, protein MSQENVSDKVRNLQRQIAHNIKFGQKPPSLRRSEGDEGSSDEEEIPRSPLRVLAQVETEPQEAEAREKVSSATHDVAQHKTPVKSPRTKRPPPPGTIESINLDAVPQSGPRLDNTAAKHKLSVKPKNQRISRKHRRFTQEILEEDLSAFLQEEIGEEPGVWREEYARSHQSRDDQEPPEKSKKQRLQEEEHERLELQRKREQEEQRRRDEERRAEELRLDEERRRRLEEERLQREEEERRQREEERRRKEEEERRREEERMREEEEKRREEERRKKEMEARRRAEEERRQQELEAERLRLEEEKRKREAEEEKRKKEEEEAAEKQRLWELEEKRCIEEERLREEQRRRQEEAEEKKKKEEEERAAEEQGGAPGPEWKRKAEELRWREMEERQRPFTFKVSSGEKQILFQKVNLTPVTPVPGQHGEQATEAKEGTPGSADSPTLSSSLYVPHTAILVTGAQLCGTAVNLDQIKDTACKSLLGLSEDKKAMTTSPVKGKTSPDRKSGKTKSLSESVSVDQSSAAVLAEWASIRSKIFKGAEDGKYQEPPDQNCKQAQSPTASEDLNQPPFSHANLRKTMSASAKFSITPARKKFADSNRNSEVLSPDEKEGDTLESPTTDSALSQPLPSPSSAAKAQSKGGKTVRISDSADECKFAKDLPSFLVPSPPQGSPKSQRSESFSSSQMKSEETDTNNRDDPRDLSGEERPSPFGIKLRRTNYSLRFHSEQSTEKRKKRYSAGDSFDGVPVPLTSTNQDSDSDKNSPTSPLRETDGVKLQTVPSTEPRPKSNRNSLTSVCSERDKLVSKPPLYQKPATSPKPSEGATPPPSPLPKPSRRTSGDTISQKTEAAEPPSPEESSDRKEDPSESVQNQKNGQGDEEPKEKKSFFPSISIPWREKTDRKTELIRREKPSLQSRHSLDSSRAQEKEAGPLWITLALQKQKGFREQQQSREEKRNQREAKLAEKQARDRESVGLLSPTEAKGNGNSSPPKPQTPEENKRPETLLTRLERRDLKKANTLPSSVTVEIADSTPSPPAAKDMTKRFPPGDAPQVSTEPAWLALAKRKAKAWSDCPQIIK, encoded by the exons ATGTCTCAGGAGAACGTCTCGGACAAAGTCAGGAACCTTCAA AGGCAGATAGCACACAATATAAAATTCGGTCAAAAACCCCCATCACTGAGAAGGAGTGAGGGAGATGAAGGCAGCTCAGATGAAGAGGAGATACCAAGGAGTCCACTCCGAGTCCTGGCACAGGTGGAGACAGAGCCACAGGAAGCAGAAGCCCGAGAAAAG GTTTCCTCTGCTACCCATGATGTGGCCCAGCATAAGACTCCTGTAAAATCCCCCCGCACCAAACGTCCACCTCCTCCTGGAACGATTGAGTCAATTAACCTGGACGCTGTTCCGCAGTCAGGCCCACGCTTGGACAACACTGCTGCCAAACATAAACTGTCTGTCAAACCCAAAAACCAGCGAATCTCCCGCAAGCACCGCAGATTTACACAG GAGATACTAGAGGAGGATCTTTCAGCATTTCTGCAGGAAGAGATCGGAGAGGAACCAGGGGTTTGGAGAGAAGAATATGCAAGAAGCCACCAGTCCAGAGATGACCAAGAGCCCCCTGAAAAATCCAAGAAGCAGCGACTTCAGGAAGAGGAACATGAACGCTTGGAGCTTCAAAGAAAGCGGGAACAAGAGGAACAGAGAAGGAGAGATGAAGAAAGGAGAGCTGAGGAACTACGGCTGGATGAAGAGAGAAGGCGCAGGTTAGAAGAAGAACGTTTGCAAAGGGAGGAagaagagagaagacagagagaggaagagagaaggaggaaggaagaagaagaaaggaggaGGGAAGAGGAACGAAtgagagaagaggaagagaagagacgtgaagaagaaagaaggaagaaagaaatgGAGGCAAGAAGGAGAGCAGAGGAAGAAAGAAGGCAGCAGGAACTTGAGGCAGAGCGACTTCGTTtggaggaggaaaagagaaagagagaggcagaggaagagaaaaggaagaaggaggaggaggaggcggcagaAAAACAAAGGCTTTGGGAGTTAGAGGAGAAACGTTGCATAGAAGAAGAGCGTCTGCGCGAGGAACAAAGAAGGAGACAAGAAGAggcagaagaaaagaaaaagaaggaagaggaggagagagctGCTGAAGAACAGGGTGGTGCTCCTGGTCCAGAGTGGAAGAGGAAAGCAGAGGAACTGCGATGGAGGGAGATGGAAGAAAGGCAAAGACCCTTTACCTTCAAAGTTTCATCAGGAGAGAAGCAAATCCTTTTCCAGAAGGTCAATCTTACCCCCGTCACCCCAGTACCTGGCCAGCATGGTGAACAAGCTACTGAAGCCAAGGAAGGCACTCCAGGAAGTGCTGATTCACCAACCTTGTCTTCTTCCCTCTATGTCCCTCACACTGCGATCCTGGTGACTGGAGCACAGCTGTGTGGAACTGCAGTAAATCTGGATCAGATAAAGGATACAGCCTGTAAGTCTCTGCTTGGTCTCTCTGAGGACAAAAAAGCCATGACCACATCACCAGTGAAGGGAAAGACATCACCAGATCGCAAATCTGGAAAAACTAAATCTCTGAGTGAATCTGTTTCTGTAGACCAGTCCAGCGCTGCTGTTCTTGCAGAATGGGCCAGTATTAGATCCAAGATTTTTAAAGGTGCTGAAGATGGAAAATATCAGGAACCCCCAGATCAGAACTGTAAGCAGGCACAGAGTCCAACAGCAAGCGAGGACCTGAATCAGCCACCATTCTCTCATGCCAATCTCAGGAAGACCATGTCAGCGAGCGCCAAATTCTCCATCACTCCAGCCAGAAAGAAGTTTGCTGACTCAAATAGAAATTCTGAGGTCCTTAGTCCAGATGAGAAAGAAGGAGATACACTGGAATCACCGACAACAGATTCGGCACTCAGCCAGCCTCTCCCTTCACCTTCCTCAGCTGCCAAGGCTCAAAGTAAGGGAGGAAAGACAGTCCGCATCTCAGACAGTGCAGACGAATGCAAGTTTGCCAAAGACCTCCCTTCCTTCCTGGTCCCGAGTCCACCACAAGGATCCCCCAAAAGTCAGAGGTCTGAATCTTTCTCCTCCAGCCAGATGAAATCTGAAGAAACGGACACTAATAACAGGGATGATCCGAGAGACCTGAGTGGTGAGGAGAGACCTTCACCATTTGGCATCAAGCTTCGGAGGACCAATTACTCCCTTCGCTTCCATAGTGAGCAGTCCACTGAAAAGAGGAAGAAAAGGTACAGTGCAGGGGACAGTTTTGATGGTGTCCCAGTGCCCTTAACTTCTACTAACCAGGACTCTGACTCTGATAAAAACAGTCCCACATCCCCACTTCGAGAGACTGATGGAGTCAAACTCCAAACAGTCCCCAGTACAGAGCCGCGGCCCAAATCCAATAGAAATTCATTGACTTCTGTATGTAGTGAACGTGACAAGCTTGTTTCTAAGCCCCCTCTTTACCAGAAACCTGCCACATCCCCCAAACCGTCTGAAGGTGCCACACCTCCACCGTCCCCACTACCTAAACCTAGCAGGAGGACGTCTGGGGACACGATTTCCCAGAAGACAGAAGCAGCTGAACCACCATCACCTGAGGAGAGCAGTGATCGTAAAGAAGACCCCTCAGAATCTGTGCAGAACCAGAAGAATGGTCAGGGGGATGAGGAGCCAAAAGAGAAAAAGTCTTTCTTTCCATCTATCAGCATCCCTTGGAGGGAGAAAACAGACCGGAAGACTGAGCTCATCAGGAGAG AAAAGCCCTCTCTTCAGAGCAGGCATTCTCTGGACAGCTCACGGGCACAAGAGAAAGAGGCAGGACCACTGTGGATCACTCTGGCCCTGCAGAAACAGAAGGGCTTCAGAGAACAACAGCAAAGCAGAGAGGAAAAGCGGAACCAGCGAGAGGCTAAGCTGGCCGAGAAACAggccagagacagagagagt GTTGGGCTACTTAGTCCTACAGAGGCTAAAGGGAATGGAAACTCCAGTCCTCCTAAACCACAGACGCCAGAGGAGAACAAGAGACCAGAAACTTTACTGACTCGCCTTGAACGTCGTGATTTAAAGAAAGCCAATACCCTTCCCAGTTCTGTCACAG tGGAGATAGCAGACTCTACTCCATCTCCCCCAGCAGCAAAGGACATGACAAAGCGCTTCCCACCAGGTGATGCTCCACAGGTTTCTACTGAACCGGCTTGGCTCGCCCTCGCCAAGCGTAAGGCCAAAGCATGGAGCGACTGCCCACAGATCATCAAGTGA